One window from the genome of Enterobacteriaceae bacterium Kacie_13 encodes:
- the elyC gene encoding envelope biogenesis factor ElyC — MLFILKKTVGGLLLPLPFILLIMAVALVLLWMTRWQRTGKVCFSLSWLLLLLLSLQPVADSLLRPIESEYPTYQPQAHPPVKFIVVLGGGYTFNPDWAPSSNLISNSLPRVTEGIRIYRANPGAKLIFTGGPAMTNPVSSAAVAGKVAESLGVPESDILLLDKPKDTQEESKQVKALIGEQPFVLVTSASHLPRAMIFFHQQGLSPIPAPANQLAIDSPLNPWERALPQALYLSHSERAWYETLGRGWQWLTGRKATAD, encoded by the coding sequence ATGTTGTTTATCCTTAAAAAGACCGTGGGCGGCCTGTTGCTCCCCTTGCCGTTTATTTTGCTGATCATGGCAGTTGCGCTGGTGTTGCTGTGGATGACCCGCTGGCAGAGAACCGGAAAAGTCTGTTTTTCGCTGAGTTGGCTCTTGTTACTGCTGCTGAGCCTGCAACCGGTCGCTGACAGTCTGCTGCGTCCGATAGAATCAGAATATCCGACGTATCAGCCACAGGCACATCCGCCGGTGAAATTCATCGTGGTACTCGGCGGTGGCTATACATTCAATCCTGACTGGGCACCCAGTTCGAACTTGATCAGCAACAGCCTGCCACGCGTAACAGAAGGGATCCGAATTTACCGTGCTAATCCGGGGGCAAAACTGATCTTTACTGGTGGCCCTGCGATGACCAATCCAGTCAGCAGCGCAGCGGTTGCTGGAAAAGTGGCGGAAAGTTTAGGCGTGCCGGAGAGCGACATCTTGTTGCTGGATAAACCAAAGGATACCCAGGAGGAATCAAAGCAAGTTAAGGCGCTGATCGGGGAGCAGCCATTCGTGCTGGTCACCTCGGCCAGTCATCTGCCGCGCGCGATGATTTTCTTCCATCAGCAAGGTCTGTCGCCGATACCTGCTCCGGCTAACCAGCTGGCTATTGACTCTCCGCTCAATCCCTGGGAAAGAGCATTGCCACAGGCCTTGTATTTATCTCACAGCGAGCGCGCATGGTATGAAACTTTAGGTCGCGGATGGCAGTGGTTAACCGGACGCAAGGCTACGGCAGACTGA
- the mukF gene encoding chromosome partition protein MukF: protein MSEFSQTVPELVAWARKNDFSISLPTERLAFLLAIATLNSERLDGEMSEGELVDAFRHVSKGFEQTNETVTVRANNAINDMVRQRLLNRFVSELADGNAIYRLTPLAIGISDYYIRQREFSTLRLSMQLSIVAQELKRAADAADEGGDDFHWHRNVYAPLKYSVAEIFDSIDMTQRIMDEQQQGVKDDIAGLLNKDWRAAISSCELLLSETSGTLRELQDTLEAAGDLLQAHLMRIQDATMIDMDLSFVDKLVFDLQNKLDRITSWGQQAIDLWIGYDRHVHKFIRTAIDMDKNRVFAQRLRQSVQNYFDQPWTLTFANADRLLDMRDEELALRSEEVTGELPPDLEFEEFNEIREQLAALIEQALQVYQQQKTPLNLGMVMREYLIQYPRARHFDVARIVVDQAVRLGVAEADFSGLHAEWQAINDYGAKVQAHVIDKY, encoded by the coding sequence ATGAGTGAATTTTCCCAGACTGTACCCGAACTGGTCGCCTGGGCACGGAAAAATGATTTCTCAATTTCGCTGCCAACGGAGCGGCTGGCTTTTCTTCTGGCGATTGCCACATTAAACAGCGAGCGTCTTGATGGGGAAATGAGTGAGGGTGAACTGGTCGATGCATTTCGTCATGTCAGCAAAGGTTTTGAGCAGACAAATGAGACCGTCACCGTCCGTGCCAACAACGCCATCAATGATATGGTGCGTCAGCGTTTGCTCAACCGTTTTGTTAGCGAGCTGGCAGACGGCAATGCCATTTATCGCCTGACTCCTTTGGCGATCGGCATTTCAGATTATTATATCCGTCAGCGTGAATTTTCCACGCTGCGTCTCTCTATGCAGTTGTCGATTGTGGCGCAGGAACTTAAGCGTGCGGCCGACGCCGCTGACGAAGGCGGCGATGATTTCCACTGGCATCGCAATGTTTACGCACCGCTTAAATACTCCGTCGCGGAAATTTTCGACAGCATCGATATGACCCAGCGCATCATGGATGAACAGCAGCAGGGGGTGAAAGACGATATCGCCGGTCTGCTCAATAAAGACTGGCGCGCGGCTATCTCCAGTTGTGAACTTCTTTTGTCAGAAACCTCCGGAACGCTGCGTGAGTTACAGGATACGCTGGAAGCGGCGGGTGATTTGTTGCAGGCGCATCTAATGCGTATTCAGGACGCCACGATGATCGACATGGATCTGAGTTTTGTCGACAAACTGGTCTTCGATTTGCAGAACAAACTTGACCGTATCACTAGCTGGGGCCAGCAGGCGATTGATCTTTGGATCGGCTATGACCGTCACGTGCATAAATTTATCCGTACTGCGATCGACATGGATAAAAATCGCGTGTTTGCTCAGCGCCTGCGCCAGTCGGTGCAGAATTATTTCGATCAGCCATGGACGCTAACCTTTGCCAATGCGGACCGTCTGCTGGATATGCGTGACGAAGAACTGGCGCTGCGAAGCGAAGAAGTGACCGGCGAACTTCCGCCTGATCTCGAATTTGAAGAATTTAACGAAATCCGCGAACAACTTGCGGCATTGATTGAACAGGCATTACAAGTTTACCAACAACAGAAAACGCCGCTCAATCTGGGCATGGTGATGCGCGAATACCTCATACAGTATCCGCGTGCCCGACACTTTGATGTCGCGCGAATTGTGGTCGACCAGGCTGTGCGCCTTGGTGTGGCTGAAGCAGATTTTTCAGGGTTGCACGCCGAATGGCAGGCAATCAATGATTACGGAGCCAAGGTGCAGGCCCATGTCATCGACAAATATTGA
- the kdsB gene encoding 3-deoxy-manno-octulosonate cytidylyltransferase, producing the protein MSFIAIIPARYGSSRLPGKPLADINGKPMVVHVMERALESGAKRVIVATDHPDVIKAVEAAGGEVCLTRADHQSGTERLAEVIELCQFADDEIIVNVQGDEPLIPPVIICQVAENLANSEAGMSTLAVPIETAEEAFNPNAVKVVRNAQGYAMYFSRAAIPWERERFALSKETIGDVFLRHIGIYAYRAGFIRQYVKWEPSELEHIELLEQLRVLWYGEKIHVGVAKAIPSVGVDTPEDLERVRAILSR; encoded by the coding sequence ATGAGTTTTATTGCTATCATTCCTGCTCGTTATGGTTCGAGCCGTTTGCCGGGTAAACCTCTGGCGGATATCAATGGTAAGCCGATGGTTGTTCATGTCATGGAGCGTGCGTTAGAGTCCGGGGCTAAGCGCGTTATCGTTGCGACCGATCACCCTGATGTTATTAAAGCCGTTGAAGCCGCCGGCGGTGAAGTCTGCCTGACGCGGGCGGATCATCAGTCAGGGACTGAGCGTCTGGCCGAAGTGATCGAATTATGCCAGTTTGCCGATGATGAAATTATCGTTAACGTGCAAGGGGATGAACCGTTAATCCCGCCGGTCATTATCTGTCAGGTGGCTGAAAATCTGGCTAACAGTGAAGCGGGAATGTCCACGCTGGCCGTGCCGATTGAAACCGCCGAAGAAGCGTTCAACCCAAATGCAGTGAAAGTTGTGCGCAATGCACAGGGCTACGCAATGTATTTTTCCCGGGCGGCAATTCCCTGGGAACGTGAGCGCTTTGCATTATCAAAAGAGACCATTGGCGATGTATTCCTTCGCCACATTGGTATCTACGCCTATCGCGCCGGGTTTATCCGCCAGTATGTTAAGTGGGAGCCGAGCGAGTTAGAACATATCGAACTCCTCGAACAACTGCGAGTGCTGTGGTACGGTGAAAAAATACACGTGGGCGTAGCGAAAGCCATTCCTTCGGTCGGGGTCGATACGCCGGAAGATTTGGAACGTGTTCGCGCAATTTTGAGTCGCTGA
- a CDS encoding phosphotransferase — translation MEQLKAELSIVLGERLSRLECVSEQPYAHLFSLYDEQGYAMPLMAKSFTCLGIAGQEAYKLSMLAREGVVRVPTVYGMVTTHQKPYQEILLIERLRGVSAEAPTRTPERWQVLQDQIVEAMLAWHRIDSHGCVGSVDSTQENRWANWYPQRVEVLWATLSNLQAPELTPEDRTLLFRSRQCLDAMFDGFDDTPVLVHGNLSLRSMLKDPRSDQLLAMINPGTVLWAPREFDMFRLWEKGMSEQLLFSYLQKAPVSDTFLVRRWLYLVWESVAHLIHTGKLDRRQFDYARQQLLPWLN, via the coding sequence ATGGAACAGCTAAAAGCCGAATTAAGTATTGTACTGGGCGAGCGTTTATCCCGGCTGGAGTGCGTCAGTGAACAACCTTATGCTCATCTTTTTTCACTTTATGATGAGCAGGGCTACGCAATGCCGCTGATGGCGAAAAGCTTTACCTGTCTTGGCATTGCCGGACAAGAGGCTTACAAACTCTCGATGCTGGCGCGCGAAGGCGTGGTGCGCGTGCCGACGGTTTACGGCATGGTGACGACGCACCAGAAACCTTATCAGGAAATTTTGCTGATAGAACGCCTTCGGGGCGTTTCGGCGGAAGCGCCGACGCGAACGCCTGAGCGCTGGCAGGTATTACAGGATCAAATCGTTGAAGCGATGCTGGCCTGGCACCGCATCGACAGCCATGGCTGCGTAGGCTCGGTTGACAGTACCCAGGAGAATCGCTGGGCAAACTGGTATCCGCAGCGTGTAGAAGTGTTATGGGCCACATTGTCGAACTTACAGGCACCGGAACTTACGCCTGAGGACCGCACGCTGTTATTCCGCTCGCGCCAGTGCCTGGATGCCATGTTTGATGGGTTTGACGATACGCCAGTGCTGGTTCACGGCAATCTTTCGCTGCGCAGCATGCTCAAAGATCCGCGCAGCGATCAGTTATTGGCGATGATCAATCCCGGCACCGTGCTGTGGGCACCGCGTGAGTTTGATATGTTCCGTTTGTGGGAAAAGGGCATGAGTGAACAGCTGCTGTTCAGCTATTTGCAGAAAGCGCCTGTTTCGGACACCTTCCTTGTCCGTCGCTGGCTTTATCTGGTCTGGGAATCGGTGGCGCATCTGATTCACACCGGTAAGCTTGATCGACGTCAGTTTGATTATGCACGGCAACAATTGCTGCCGTGGCTGAATTAA
- the cmoM gene encoding tRNA uridine 5-oxyacetic acid(34) methyltransferase CmoM, translating into MQDRNFDDIAEKFSRNIYGTTKGRIRQAVLGQDLQGLMKSLPQRPLRILDAGGGEGQMACELAALGHQVLLCDLSGEMIRRAQAAAIEKGVSGNMQFVQCPAQHIAEHLEQPVDLILFHAVIEWLAEPREALAALVNCLAPGGALSLMFYNIHGLVMRHMILGNFGHVEAGVPKIKKSSLLPDHPLEPAQVYQWLEQLGMQISGKTGVRVFHDYLRNRQQHKQDFDELLALEQRYCRQEPFVSLGRYIHVMAHKPILKDEL; encoded by the coding sequence ATGCAGGATCGTAATTTTGACGATATCGCCGAAAAATTCTCGCGCAATATCTACGGCACAACGAAGGGACGTATCCGTCAGGCTGTGCTGGGTCAGGATCTGCAGGGGTTGATGAAAAGTTTGCCTCAGCGACCGTTGCGTATTTTAGATGCGGGTGGCGGTGAAGGACAAATGGCCTGCGAACTGGCCGCTTTAGGACATCAGGTCTTGTTGTGCGATCTGTCAGGTGAGATGATCCGTCGCGCTCAGGCGGCGGCGATCGAAAAAGGTGTGAGCGGCAACATGCAATTTGTACAATGCCCTGCTCAGCACATCGCAGAACATTTAGAACAGCCGGTTGATCTGATATTGTTCCATGCGGTCATCGAATGGCTGGCTGAGCCTCGGGAAGCGCTGGCTGCACTGGTCAATTGTCTGGCACCCGGTGGCGCATTATCGCTGATGTTTTACAATATCCACGGTCTGGTCATGCGGCACATGATCCTCGGTAACTTCGGTCATGTAGAAGCGGGTGTGCCCAAAATCAAAAAAAGCTCCCTGTTACCCGATCACCCGTTGGAACCTGCGCAGGTTTATCAGTGGCTCGAACAGCTGGGGATGCAGATCAGCGGCAAGACCGGTGTTAGAGTGTTCCACGATTATTTGCGAAACAGACAACAACATAAACAGGATTTTGACGAGCTTCTGGCGCTGGAACAGCGTTATTGCCGTCAGGAACCTTTTGTTAGTTTGGGACGTTACATCCACGTGATGGCGCACAAACCCATTCTGAAGGACGAATTATGA
- the mukB gene encoding chromosome partition protein MukB: MIERGKFRSLTLVNWNGFFARTFDLDSLVTTLSGGNGAGKSTTMAAFVTALIPDLTLLHFRNTTEAGATSGSRDKGLHGKLRAGVCYSVLDVVNSRHQRVVVGVRLQQIAGRDRKVDIKPFTIQGLPVAVNPTEMLTETVGERQARVLSLQELKDRVEAMEGVQFKQFNSITDYHALMFDLGVIPRRLRSASDRSKFYRLIEASLYGGISSAITRSLRDYLLPENSGVRKAFQDMEAALRENRMTLEAIRVTQSDRDLFKHLISEATSYVAADYMRHANERRKYLDGALVLRNELLSSRKQQSSEQYRHVEMARELAEQGGSQSDLETDYQAASDHLSLVQTAMRQQEKIERYESDLEELTYRLEEQNEVVAEASELHAEHEARAEAAELEVDELKSQLADYQQALDVQQTRAIQYQQALQALERARELCQIPDLTTKNSEEWLETFQSKEQEATDILLMLEQKMSVASAAHSQFETAYQLVVKIVGEVSRSDAWKTARELLREWPSQVHQAERVEPLRMRLSELEGRLREQQDAERQLQEFCKRTGQDVQPEDLDEMQRELEVQIEELQLVVSQASERRMEMRQELEQVQARIRELTARAPVWLAAQEALSQLSEQSKEPLENSQQVTEYMQQLLESERDTTVERDEVAARKRRIEGQITRLSQPSGAEDSRMIALAERFGGVLLSEIYDDVTIDDAPYFSALYGPSRHAIVVPDLSLIRDQLDGLDDCPEDLYLIEGDPQSFDDNVFEVDEMQGAVLVKTGDRQWRYSHFPQVPLFGRAARENRLETLHRERESLSERYATLSFDVQKIQRAHQAFSRFIGSHLAVAFDADPEADIRTLSGRRGELERALNAHEGQNQQQRQQYEQAKDAVGMLNKLQPRVGLLCDETLIDRVEEIRDEMEEAQDAARFIQQHGISLNKLEPLVSVLQSDPQQHEQLKEDYAQAQHAQRLAKQQAFALTEVVQRRAHFSYTDSAGMLNENADLNDKLRQRLEHAEAERTRAREQMRQHQAQFTQYSQVLASLKSSFDAKRDMLKELGQELQDIGVQADPNAEARAKTRRDELHAALSTNRARCNQLEKQITFCEAEMDNLQKKLRKLERDYHQSREQVVTSKAGWCAVMRLVKDNGVERRLHRRELAYMDGDELRSMSDKSLGALRLAVSDNEHLRDVLRLSEDPKRPERKIQFYIAVYQHLRERIRQDIIRTDDPVEAIEQMEIELGRLTEELTAREQQLAISSKSVANIIRKTIQREQNRIRQLNQGLQAVAFGQVKSVRLNVNVREAHAGLLDVLSEQQEQHQDLFSSNRLTFSEALAKLYQRLNPQIDMGQRTPQTIGEELLDYRNYLEMEVEVNRGSDGWLRAESGALSTGEAIGTGMSILVMVVQSWEDESSRMRGKDISPCRLLFLDEAARLDAKSIATLFELCDRLEMQLIIAAPENISPEKGTTYKLVRKMFGNNEHVHVVGLRGFAPPELPVLANTEADIS, encoded by the coding sequence ATGATTGAACGCGGTAAATTTCGCTCACTGACGCTGGTTAACTGGAACGGCTTCTTCGCCCGCACATTTGACCTGGATTCATTGGTCACTACGCTATCCGGCGGTAATGGTGCGGGTAAATCCACCACCATGGCCGCTTTTGTTACGGCGCTGATCCCCGATCTGACCTTACTGCATTTTCGTAATACCACGGAAGCGGGCGCTACCTCGGGTTCACGCGACAAAGGTCTGCACGGTAAATTACGTGCTGGCGTATGTTACTCGGTGCTGGATGTCGTGAACTCACGCCATCAGCGCGTTGTGGTTGGCGTTCGTCTGCAACAAATCGCCGGGCGCGATCGTAAAGTGGACATCAAGCCTTTCACTATTCAGGGGCTGCCGGTTGCGGTAAATCCGACCGAAATGCTGACCGAAACTGTCGGAGAGCGTCAGGCGCGCGTACTGTCTTTGCAGGAATTAAAAGACCGCGTAGAAGCGATGGAAGGTGTGCAGTTTAAGCAGTTCAACTCCATCACTGATTATCACGCGCTAATGTTCGATCTGGGCGTGATCCCACGTCGCCTACGTTCGGCGTCTGATCGCAGTAAGTTCTATCGTCTGATTGAAGCCTCGTTGTACGGTGGGATATCCAGCGCCATCACCCGTTCCCTGCGCGACTATCTGTTGCCGGAGAACAGCGGCGTGCGTAAAGCCTTCCAGGATATGGAAGCTGCGTTGCGTGAAAACCGCATGACGCTGGAAGCGATCCGCGTTACGCAATCCGACCGTGATTTGTTTAAGCATCTGATTTCTGAAGCGACCTCCTACGTGGCTGCTGACTATATGCGTCATGCCAACGAGCGCCGTAAATATTTAGATGGCGCACTGGTGTTACGTAACGAATTGCTGTCGAGCCGTAAACAGCAGTCCAGTGAGCAATATCGCCACGTTGAAATGGCGCGTGAGCTGGCCGAGCAAGGCGGTTCGCAAAGCGATCTGGAAACCGATTATCAGGCTGCCAGCGACCATCTGAGTCTGGTTCAGACCGCCATGCGTCAGCAGGAAAAAATCGAGCGTTACGAAAGTGACCTTGAAGAGCTGACCTATCGTCTGGAAGAGCAGAACGAAGTGGTTGCAGAAGCCAGTGAGCTGCACGCCGAGCACGAAGCCCGGGCTGAAGCGGCCGAGCTGGAAGTGGATGAATTGAAAAGCCAGCTGGCGGATTACCAGCAGGCGCTGGATGTTCAACAGACCCGTGCGATTCAGTATCAGCAGGCGTTACAGGCGCTCGAACGCGCCCGCGAGCTGTGTCAGATCCCAGATCTGACCACGAAGAACAGCGAAGAATGGCTGGAAACTTTTCAGAGTAAGGAGCAGGAAGCGACAGATATCCTGCTGATGCTCGAGCAAAAAATGAGTGTAGCGTCAGCTGCTCACAGCCAGTTCGAAACGGCTTATCAGCTGGTGGTGAAAATCGTCGGTGAAGTCAGCCGCAGCGATGCCTGGAAAACCGCGCGTGAGCTGCTGCGCGAGTGGCCTTCGCAAGTGCACCAGGCAGAGCGCGTTGAGCCGCTGCGTATGCGACTGTCCGAGCTGGAAGGGCGTCTGCGTGAGCAACAGGACGCTGAGCGTCAGTTGCAGGAGTTTTGCAAACGTACCGGACAGGACGTCCAGCCGGAAGATCTGGACGAAATGCAACGCGAGCTGGAAGTACAGATCGAAGAATTGCAGCTCGTGGTATCTCAGGCCAGTGAACGTCGCATGGAAATGCGTCAGGAGCTGGAGCAGGTACAAGCGCGTATCCGCGAACTGACTGCCCGCGCGCCAGTCTGGCTGGCAGCTCAGGAAGCCCTGAGCCAGTTAAGCGAGCAGAGCAAAGAGCCGCTGGAAAACAGCCAGCAGGTGACTGAGTACATGCAGCAGTTGCTGGAAAGCGAGCGCGATACCACCGTTGAACGTGACGAAGTGGCTGCGCGTAAACGTCGCATTGAAGGCCAGATTACCCGCCTCAGCCAGCCGAGTGGGGCTGAAGACTCCCGCATGATCGCGTTGGCAGAGCGTTTTGGTGGTGTGCTGCTGTCTGAGATTTATGATGACGTGACCATTGACGATGCGCCTTACTTTTCAGCGCTCTACGGTCCGTCGCGCCACGCGATTGTGGTACCCGATTTATCGCTTATCCGCGACCAGTTAGACGGTCTGGACGATTGTCCGGAAGATCTTTATCTGATTGAAGGGGATCCGCAATCGTTCGATGACAACGTTTTCGAAGTCGATGAAATGCAAGGCGCGGTGCTGGTAAAAACCGGCGATCGCCAGTGGCGATATTCTCATTTCCCGCAGGTGCCATTGTTTGGCCGTGCGGCACGTGAGAACCGTCTGGAAACGCTGCATAGAGAACGTGAAAGCCTGTCCGAACGTTATGCCACGCTGTCGTTTGACGTGCAGAAAATCCAGCGTGCGCATCAGGCTTTCAGCCGGTTTATCGGCAGCCATCTGGCCGTTGCTTTTGATGCCGATCCGGAAGCGGACATCCGGACCCTGAGTGGTCGCCGTGGCGAACTGGAACGTGCATTGAACGCGCACGAAGGACAGAATCAGCAGCAGCGTCAGCAGTACGAGCAGGCGAAAGATGCTGTTGGCATGCTCAACAAATTGCAGCCGCGCGTTGGACTGCTGTGCGATGAAACGTTGATCGATCGTGTGGAAGAAATCCGTGATGAAATGGAAGAGGCGCAGGACGCCGCCCGTTTCATTCAGCAACATGGCATTTCTTTGAATAAGCTGGAACCGCTGGTATCAGTGCTGCAAAGCGATCCGCAACAGCACGAACAGCTCAAGGAAGATTACGCGCAGGCGCAGCACGCGCAGCGTCTGGCGAAACAACAGGCCTTTGCACTGACTGAAGTGGTTCAGCGTCGTGCTCATTTCAGCTACACCGACTCTGCCGGCATGTTGAATGAAAACGCTGACCTGAACGACAAGCTGCGTCAGCGTCTTGAACATGCGGAAGCGGAACGTACCCGCGCCCGTGAGCAAATGCGTCAGCATCAGGCTCAGTTCACGCAATACAGTCAGGTTCTCGCCTCGCTTAAGAGTTCGTTCGATGCCAAGCGTGACATGCTTAAAGAGTTGGGGCAGGAATTGCAGGATATCGGCGTTCAGGCCGATCCGAATGCTGAAGCGCGTGCTAAAACACGTCGCGATGAACTGCATGCCGCGCTCAGTACCAACCGTGCACGCTGCAATCAACTTGAAAAACAGATCACCTTCTGCGAAGCCGAAATGGATAACCTGCAGAAGAAACTCCGTAAGCTGGAACGTGATTACCATCAGAGCCGCGAACAGGTGGTGACATCGAAAGCTGGCTGGTGTGCAGTCATGCGTCTGGTGAAAGATAACGGAGTTGAGCGCCGCCTGCACCGTCGTGAACTGGCTTACATGGACGGTGACGAACTGCGCTCGATGTCGGATAAATCACTGGGTGCGCTGCGTCTGGCGGTGTCGGATAACGAGCACTTGCGTGATGTATTGCGCCTGTCCGAAGATCCGAAACGTCCGGAACGCAAAATTCAGTTTTATATCGCTGTATATCAGCATCTGCGTGAACGCATCCGTCAGGACATTATCCGTACCGATGATCCGGTAGAAGCCATCGAACAGATGGAAATTGAACTGGGTCGCCTGACGGAAGAACTGACTGCCCGGGAACAACAACTGGCGATAAGCTCTAAGAGCGTGGCGAACATCATCCGTAAAACCATTCAGCGTGAGCAGAATCGTATTCGCCAGCTGAACCAGGGTTTGCAGGCCGTGGCATTCGGCCAGGTGAAAAGCGTTCGTCTGAACGTTAACGTGCGCGAAGCTCATGCTGGTTTGCTGGATGTGCTTTCCGAACAGCAGGAACAGCATCAGGATCTGTTTAGCAGCAACCGTCTGACCTTCTCCGAAGCGCTGGCGAAGTTGTATCAGCGCCTCAATCCGCAAATCGATATGGGTCAGCGCACGCCGCAAACCATTGGTGAAGAGCTGCTGGACTACCGCAACTATCTTGAGATGGAAGTGGAAGTTAACCGAGGCTCCGACGGCTGGCTGCGTGCAGAGAGTGGTGCGCTGTCGACGGGTGAGGCTATCGGTACCGGTATGTCTATTCTGGTTATGGTGGTTCAAAGCTGGGAAGACGAATCGAGCCGTATGCGCGGTAAAGATATTTCACCTTGTCGTCTGTTGTTCCTTGATGAAGCGGCGCGTCTGGATGCCAAATCCATCGCGACGTTGTTCGAGCTATGCGACCGTCTGGAAATGCAGCTAATCATCGCTGCACCTGAAAACATTAGCCCGGAAAAAGGCACCACCTACAAACTGGTACGTAAGATGTTTGGTAACAATGAACATGTCCACGTCGTGGGGCTGCGTGGTTTTGCGCCACCTGAATTACCCGTGCTGGCAAATACAGAAGCTGATATTTCCTGA
- the mukE gene encoding chromosome partition protein MukE, which yields MSSTNIEHIMPAKLAQALANSVFPALDSQLRSGRHIGIDELDNHAFLMDYQEEMELFYSRYHVELIRAPEGFFYLRPRSTTLISRSVLSELDMMVGKILCYLYLSPERLAHEGIFTQQELYDELLSLADENKLLKYVNQRSTGSDLDRQKLQDKVRTSLNRLRRLGMVFFMGVDSTKFRITEAVFRFGADVRSGDDAREAQLRMIRDGEAMPVDSALSLNDEPEDGEAQTVQQGNESAEDEQE from the coding sequence ATGTCATCGACAAATATTGAACATATAATGCCAGCTAAGCTGGCGCAGGCACTGGCGAACTCAGTGTTTCCTGCTCTCGACAGTCAGTTACGTTCTGGTCGCCATATTGGCATTGATGAACTGGATAATCACGCCTTCCTAATGGACTATCAGGAAGAAATGGAGCTGTTTTACAGCCGCTATCACGTGGAATTGATCCGGGCGCCGGAAGGTTTCTTCTATTTACGTCCGCGCTCCACGACGCTTATTTCGCGTTCGGTCTTATCTGAGCTGGACATGATGGTTGGGAAAATTCTCTGCTACTTGTATCTCAGCCCCGAGCGTCTGGCGCACGAAGGTATTTTCACCCAGCAGGAGCTTTATGACGAATTGCTGAGCCTGGCCGATGAAAACAAGCTGCTGAAATACGTTAACCAGCGCTCAACCGGTTCGGATTTAGACCGTCAGAAGTTGCAGGATAAAGTCAGAACTTCCCTGAACCGTCTGCGCCGTCTGGGCATGGTGTTTTTCATGGGGGTCGACAGTACCAAATTCCGTATTACCGAAGCGGTATTCCGATTCGGTGCCGATGTTCGCAGCGGCGATGATGCCCGCGAAGCCCAGTTGCGGATGATCCGTGACGGTGAAGCGATGCCGGTAGACAGTGCGTTGTCATTAAACGACGAGCCGGAAGACGGTGAAGCGCAGACCGTGCAGCAAGGAAATGAAAGCGCAGAGGATGAACAGGAATGA